Within Williamwhitmania taraxaci, the genomic segment GGATGATCCATAAAGCCCATGGGCAATTACGATGGGCCTTCCTGCTCCTAATTCTCTATAAAAAAGTTTCATTATGTGCTTTAATCGGTTTTTTTATCGTGCATTTAAATCAATGGAGGGGCAACTAAGCGTGATCGAGTAGGTTCCGCTAACGTGTTTTCTCTTGCTAACTTTTGATTTTTCGTAGGTAAAGTTGAATTGTATTTTCTAGTCCATAGTAAAGTGCATCCGAAATTAGCGCGTGGCCAATGGATACCTCAAGTAATCCGGGAATATTCTTTTTGAAGAATTCTAAGTTTACTAAGCTTAAGTCGTGACCTGCGTTTAGGCCAATGCCGCACTCCATGGCAACTTTTGCGGCTGCAATGAAAGGTTCAATGGCTGTTTCCTTATCTGTTTCATAGTTTGATGCGTATGGTTCGGTGTAGAGTTCTACTCGGTCGGTGCCAGTAGTGGCTGCATGTCTAACCATGTTTTCGTCTGGATTTACGAAAATGGAAACACGAATGTTTTTAGCGTGAAACTTTGCAATTACCTCTTTTAAAAACACTTGGTTTTTCTCCGTGTCCCATCCGGCACTGGAGGTTATGGCCTCAGGTGGGTCCGGAACTAGTGTCACTTGTTCAGGGACAACATCCAATACTAACTTGATAAATGATTCTGAAGGATATCCTTCGATGTTGAACTCGGTCTTTACCACCTTCTTTAGATCATACACATCCGCGTAGCGGATATGGCGCTCATCGGGGCGTGGGTGAACTGTTATTCCTTGCGCTCCAAAACGCTCACAATTGATGGCTGTTTCAACCAAATTAGGTGTGTTGCCACCCCGTGCGTTGCGGATTGTTGCAATTTTGTTTATATTTACACTAAGCTTTGTCATTCTCGCATTTTTACAATTGTAACGGCACAAAGTTAAAACATTTACGTTATGCTGGCTAAGGATTTAATTTCTGACGTGATTCCCGCACTTCGCACCTCCGATACAGGCACAAAGGCGCTTGGATGGATGGATGTTTTTAAGGTGGCTCACCTGCCTATTGTGAATAACGAAGATTTTCTCGGAGTTATTAGTGAGAGCGATATTTACGATATGAACATGCCCGATGAACCACTGGGAAATCATCCTCTCTCGCTCTTGAGGCCATATGTATTAGAAGATCAGCATGTTTTTGAGGTAATGGATGTTATGTCTCGACTTCAATTGTCCCTAATTCCAGTTTTGAATGCCAGTAAGCATTACATCGGAGTCATTGCGCTACCCGATCTTCTGCACTATTTTGCCGATCTTTCGGCTTTGAAAAATCCCGGAGGTATTGTAGTGCTTGATCTCAACGCAAATGATTATTCTTTAGCGCACATTGCCCAAATTGTGGAAGGGAATAGTGCCAAAATTTTGTCTAGTTACATTACTGCATATAAAGATTCCACGAAAATTGAGCTTACTTTGAAGTTGAATGTGGTTGATTTGACCTCCATTCTACAAACTTTTGAGCGGTACGAATACGTTGTGGTTGGTTCGCATATGAAAGTGGACGAAATGGATGATTTATATGAAGACCGGTTTGATCTTCTAATGCGCTACTTAAATGTATGATAGGATGAAAGTTGCTATTTATGGTCGATACTTTCCCGAAGAATTTCTCAGTTGCCTAAAACTTTTATTCC encodes:
- a CDS encoding pyridoxine 5'-phosphate synthase; protein product: MTKLSVNINKIATIRNARGGNTPNLVETAINCERFGAQGITVHPRPDERHIRYADVYDLKKVVKTEFNIEGYPSESFIKLVLDVVPEQVTLVPDPPEAITSSAGWDTEKNQVFLKEVIAKFHAKNIRVSIFVNPDENMVRHAATTGTDRVELYTEPYASNYETDKETAIEPFIAAAKVAMECGIGLNAGHDLSLVNLEFFKKNIPGLLEVSIGHALISDALYYGLENTIQLYLRKIKS
- a CDS encoding CBS domain-containing protein encodes the protein MLAKDLISDVIPALRTSDTGTKALGWMDVFKVAHLPIVNNEDFLGVISESDIYDMNMPDEPLGNHPLSLLRPYVLEDQHVFEVMDVMSRLQLSLIPVLNASKHYIGVIALPDLLHYFADLSALKNPGGIVVLDLNANDYSLAHIAQIVEGNSAKILSSYITAYKDSTKIELTLKLNVVDLTSILQTFERYEYVVVGSHMKVDEMDDLYEDRFDLLMRYLNV